AAGAGAGTTCAGCCCCATGCATCCATGAAGATGAAATGTTATTACACCTCtacagcacatacaattatgtattaTTCCTTAAGTAATAGAGAAAAAATGTGACCATATCACTGGGGAAATAATGATTTAATGTCTACGTCCGCATAGTTTGTTTCAGGACATatgcaaaatgtttttttttcttcaatagaaAACTCTTCTTGTATTATTTGTCTTTAAGATCATCAACAGGTAGACATCAATTTGCTGTGATGTGATTATTTATTGGAATGTAAGTTACGCCTGTTATAGTCTCAAACATCAAAAATTTGGTAGAAATTAACACATGTAAAATTTATAAGTTTCTGAAAAGAATACTCTGGCTTTATATTATCTGTTTAGCTCCTGATTCAATCTAGTCTGGGTTCCTGCCCTCTGCTACCTAGACCTGCTCTCTAGAATGGGCCTAACATGGTTAAGCCATGTTCACAGATCCCTCACCTTTCACTTGTTACGAGATGTATCTGATGGCATTAGAATTGTCCTGATTATGGatattttagtcattttcttttgttgatcAAAATGTTctgattttgtaaataataaagGTTACTTGTAGAATGCATGTAAATGCACATAGAATAGAAACAATTAAAAACCATTATGCCAAATCTAAGCGTTCAAAGTTGAATTAAAttgaataaacatgaaatactGATGCCGCCATGAGAACTAGTGTCTTCATAACTACATGATCTGAATATTTTGTCCTCTTACTCTGCAGTAAATTATGTATCTTGCTTTACATTTTCATCAAACGGTAAGTCAGGAAATTGAATTTTGATCATTGTAATATTACTATGCAGGTAGAGAAGATGCACATGTTTTGGAAAACTATGTATTACCTATATGTCAAAACTAATAAAACTTAAATGGGGAAAGCCTCAACCAAGGGACCCAATAAGGAAATAATTTGAGGCTGGACTGCCAAGCAGCTGGCTCTTACCTCTGAAGTTGTTGAGCATGTCTAGGACTCCAGTTATGCACCATGAAGTGAGCTCTGGGTTCACTGGCTGGGGCTTTTGCATCTGTGCCAAATCAGTTCTGCAAAAAAAATGGCCTCAGTTATATTTCCAGGCCCAGAGCTAATCACACAGTCATACAAAGATATCACATTTTCATGTAAGATGTTTCCTCACAATTCTGCCAGTTTTGGTTAACTGGGTGTACATTTTATTCTACACTCTAGGGGCAATAAGGATGTTACTTTTTCTAAACTTtacttccataaaaacccaattTCCCCAGATACGTTATTCTCAGACATTATACAACTTCTAAAGTCATTAAAAGTCATTGCCTCCCTCTGCCCATCACACCCCTTGAGGGTATGCGGAAATCCTGGAAATATTTCAGAGAGCAGAAAACTCAGACAAAAACCTTTGGGACCTCAGCCTGCAGTTGTCACTAATGCTAGTCAGTGTCTAACAGAGAATGTTCACTGGGACAAAAAGCTTTAATCTTTTGTGCAAAATAAAGGAGTCTAATTCCAGCCTGAGAACCCTGCTGCTGAGGGGCCCGAGGCAACCATTTCCCTGAGGTCTTTCCTAGAACTGAGTGTATGGTGATGGAGGAGGCCCGGGTCATTGATGCTTTTAGGAACAAAACATCCCTCCTCAGCCCATCCTTAGGGAATGTCTCTCTtcgctctgtttttttttttttttttttttaacctcccacCCCTCTAGAGTAGAAGATGCCTCTATGATTCCTCAGAGTAATTTTGTATTAAGATCTGTGGGGTATGGTTGGTCAGGATGGATGGATTGGGAAGAACAAACTTCCGAATGGCAAAttgtttttatgtgtattttaattcatacaaattttaagatgAAAACTTTCCAGACCAAAGAGAAGAAGACCTCAGGCCCTCTTTTGAAACAAAATTGGAAATAGCCACCGACAACGATGTTAATACTCAAAATGTATGCATCCCCTTCATTCACAAGAGAACAAACTTCTCAGAAATAGCATTTTTTTAGTGTAAACTCACCTTGCTGATACATTTCTCACatcctgaaaaaaaataaaagataatgttAATTATGAGAGATTTTTCCTTCTGCATCTTTTCTCATActcttgtttctttctgttttaataatgtatatctttttatttcctgcGAAGGAATCATTCAAGGCTACATTAATAACAGAACCTCAACTAAACAATAAAAAGCTTCATCAGTGGGCATTAAGAAGAAAGGAGCTCAGCAAGAGACAGTGGAGTAAAGCAAAGAGATCTAGGTTTCCGGTGTCATTAATTTCCTAATCTTACTTCCAAGGAAAGGTCTGACCACACATGAcaatgattaaaacaaaacagagaaccaTATGAGAAACAGAGTACATGGACATTGATGAGCAGCTTTGACAAACCTTGCCCAGGCAAGGGGAAACCCCTCAATGTCTTCAGCAAATCACTGCTGTGTGGGACATCAGAGAGAGGAGGAACTAGGGCATATAAATGGAGTATTATTAACCTTCCCCTGGCCTAGAGTTCTAACGATTTTAGTTGATCTCTCTGTGTGGATAGTACTCCAAATTATATTGAAGAGAACTTTGTTATATGTTATCTGCTAAAATGGCAAAAATTTCCCAAAGATTACCAAAGTATGCAGTAATACGTGAATGGAGAAATGTAATGGTGGAAGTCAGACAGCATGTGTCCCTTAGCTTACAGCAGTGACATATGCAGGTGATATTTGCATGTCCTGGCAGCACTGTCCAGCAAAGGCTTCCTGTCTCTGAGGACGGACCCTCCCTCCTCACCTGGAGCAGCTCCACGTCAGCCATGTGGCATGTCTCCCACAGCTCTCTGTACATGTCTTTCATCCTTTCTAAATGTTGGGTCATTCTCACTTGACTGTCTTGTAGTTGTTGGAAAAGCTCTTCTGCTTCTCTTTCCAGTGCCTGCAGATGCCGTTGCTCCTCCTCATCGAGAAATATAGGCATCTTTTGATATTGAATAGTGATTATCCTCTCCCTTACTGACACATAGTCCTGCAGAGACGTTTGGTTAAAAggattacatgttctcactctcaATAGAAAACTTCAAATAATTATATGCTGGGTGTAATCAAGCAAGTTATAAACTTTCTGCCTCACTCTTGCAAGGAGTCTTGAATATTTGCTATCTTCTTCTGTCCATCTTTTTCAATGTTcctattctctctccctcttcaaaTCAAACCTATATAAAGACTCCTGGTTTCTGTCACTGTGATGCTTCTTCACAGTTGTTACTGAGTCAATTGTTTCCTCTATTAATCTCTCTTTTAGGATTTTTCCATGTCTGCTTCGCCTACATGTTAAAAAACATTTAGCCATACACCATATTATGcagttttttttacttttaccatatttttactcTATATACTATTCTATTTCTTTCGTCTTCCTCACACCCAATCTTAGTGAAATGTTGTCTCATCTAAAGTGTCTGAAAAGGTGTATACCAACCTTCAAATTTGAACTAGGATACACATCATGCCGTTTATCCAATATACTAGAATTCATTTGGCTAGCTTGTGTGGGCTTCTCTGTTTGCAACTCGTATTATATCAATTGAAATCACTACATTTTCTTGGGATAAAATCACTATCTTTCAACGGGTAGTTTGAATTTAGCTAAAAAGTATAAGCTAACATTGTGTTTATTtgcatgaaaacaaagaaaacattttcattcttACCTTTAACGAATGAAATGTGCTAGTTTCCTGATTTAGATTGTTTCGTGTCTCTTGATTGATTTTCCATAAATAGTCCATTTCCTTTATAAGTTTCTCCTGCAAAAGAAGCAAGACACTTAGCAATAATGAAGACAGTATAGCAGATTTCATACccttatcaattaaaaaaaagaggctgtaattgaaagaaacataaattaaGTTGGAGTGAAGTGGTCAGATTTTTCCAAGTTAAACGAATATGATTCTAATAATTTGGATGTGAAAAGTGATAGAAACATAATAGAGAGTTTTAAGGGACCCTTCAGATAATATCAtcaattttctgagaaactggctTTTACATAACCTGACTTTGAAAAGTGTTCTTGGTGCTGGCCACCAGCTCCACAGCTCCATTCTATATGTTTGAGCAATGTTTTTAAGGAAACCTCCTTTAGTGAAGTCTCAACACAGCTGTGATTAGAGTGCCAAATTAGCCAGCAACATTGAAAGGACACATTTATGTGTTATGATTGACATGGAATaatcaccacctccaccatctgcattctcatcaccatcattatcacagGCCCTCATCATTCTTATTTGGGATTCTGTATAATTCAAACTGCCTTAGAGGCATCACGTACCCTGCATTCCTCAGCAGCCCATCCTATTGGGCTGTGGCTGTGAGCCATGTGCTCTGGTGACTCAGAGCAGGGCCCACAGAGCAATCTCTTGTCAGCCTCACAGAAAAGCTCCTTAGTCTCCTCATGGAGCACACAGATACTGTCTGAGCTCTTGATGTTCTGAGGTCTGGTCTGTCTGGCTAGGGAAGCCAGCTTTTTGAGTACCACATTGGTGTTGAAGTTGGGCTTCTCTGAGATTTTTCTGCACGAAGGGCAGCGCATTGGTGCTCTGCCTTCTTCtgagcagaggcagaggcagggcctgCAAAAGCTGTGCCCACAGTCAATGGTGACCGGGTCTATGAAGTAGTTCATGCAAATGCAGCAAATGAGCTCATTCTGGAAGACTTGCAGGTCGTCTGAATCCATGtttctggaaattaaaaaaaaaaaaaaaagtgagaatttctttctcttatttttatttgccccgatgaaaggaaaaaaaggccagTGGACAATTTTCCTTGTCTACTTGAGCTCTGTCCAATATGTCTAATAAGTTAGCTCCAGCACAAACTGAGACATAGTAAATTCAAACATGCTGGATTTATAAAGTTTTCCCTCAATAGCCATTGAAGATTCGGTCAAGGACTCCCTGAGTACCAAGATCCTAAGATGTTCAAGTCTCTTATTAGTAAATGGTGTGAATTTGTATGTAACCTAAACCTATCCTCCTGAATACTTTATGTCTAGATTACTTTGaatgcctaatacaatgtaaatgctgtatAAATACTTGTAATGCCATACTGTTTAGGAACAGCaagaagattaaaaatatgtacatgtttggcAGGGCGCagtactcatgcctgtaatcccagcacttcgggaggccgaggcgggcacgtcacgaggtcaggagatcgagaccatcctggctaacagggtgaaatcctgtttctactaaaaatacaaaaaattagcagggcatggtggcacgtgcctgtagtcccagctatttgggaggctgaggcaggagaatcacttgaacccaggaggtggaggttgcagtgagccgagattgcaccactgcactccagcatgggtaatggagtgagactctgtctcaaaaaaaaaaaagtacatgttcagtacagctgcttttttctctctgtaaatattttttatctgagATTAGTTGAATCCACGGGTATGAAACTTATGGATATGAACAACCGTGatgcaaataagaaaatgagaCAACAGTCCTCATGGCATTTTTGTTAAACAAGCCGTGCTCTCAGTCATTCCCAGTTACCTAGACAAGCTTAAAGCCTGGGTGGAGGGTAAAAGCTGGGATGATTTCTGAGTCACTTATGTAAGCTAATTAACGAAGAAGCACATTCTGAATGTCATCCTGTCTCTGTCATTCTATCTCTCTCAATAATTCCATGATGATAATATACGAAAGACACTTAGTATCTATGGTATTATTCTATACTCCCTGCCTCCAAACTCACCTATGAAGTTTGCTcagacaattataaataaagtagCTTTTATCTAAGATTGAGTAATCAGAGTGGACTGTCAACTCCTAAAATTATCAATCATTAAATTTGTCCTTTTAACTTTAATATCAAAACTCTTCCTTTcaatacattaaatgtaaataatatctattatttttaattaggaaAGTTTTTTCCCACAGTCAATTCTGATGATTAGAGAGAACACTTTCACATTCTGAAATAGCCAATATTTCAACTCTAATTAACAAGAATTAATCAACAACTAATTATcttctaaaataacaaaaaaagtgaaGATATGTGTTAGGTTTTCCACTCTacactagaaaatccagaaatgcAGTTAATGGAAGCATGGCCGCCAATTCACCTTTCCCCTTAGTGACTTGGAAGTTGCAGCTTCTTGGGAGCCCTTGCTAGTTGGTTAGATCTAttgatctattttctttctttttctttttttctttttttttttttttgttgctgttgttgagatgcagtctcactctgtttcgcaggctggagtgcagtggcgcgatctcagcttactgcaagctccacctcccaggttcaagcaattctcctgccgcagcctcccgagtagctggtattacaggtgcccaccaccatgccaggatgatttttttggatttttagtagagaccgggtttcaccatgttggccaggctggtgtctaactgtagacctcaagtgatctgcctgccttggcctctcaaagtgctaggctgcaaacatgagccatcatgcccagccggTTAAATCTATTTTCAACAGCTTGCAAATCTAGTCTGCAAACTGCAAATTTTGAAGACACAGCAAATAAGACCTTTGCAACGAGAATTTTCAAAgtaattcaacatttttaacGTTCGCTTTGGCGTACATTATAACCACTACTACATGCCCACATTCTGGTgaacattttagatattttatgggTTCTATCATTGCATTAAACTATGGAAATATATCTTTTCACACTTAAGAAAAATCTAACAATACAGAAAACAGTCacataaaaagaatcaaatagcaAGGGAACACAAACCATATCTTACAAATTGAAGATACTTTATATTGATTTTCTGTAAAATCACTAAGACAGTTATTTGTTTGCTTAGAAAAGACCCAAGCATGCTGCCAGGTAAATTTAAAGTATGTTTAAGAGTAAAAGTGAGCATGATGGTTTTGCTGCACACTGTATACTCACAAGGCTACTATGAATGGTCTCAGTCTAGAAGCTCTGTAGATATCCAGATTAGAAGTCACTCCTGGCTCTTCAAAGCCCAGCAGCCACAAATCCAGTGGGGGCTcactgaaggagagagaaatcTCTGGACAAGCATCCTTTTAAAGCGTATGGGCCCACGAAAGACCACACCCACTTCCTGAGGTTGATTAGATTGCGTAGAAAGGGGTAAATTGGCTGATTAGGTTTATAAAGTATTGAAAACCAGACTTGACGGCTCAAAGCTCAACAGACAAGTTTGGAATGAGATGCAAGAAAGTTGACTTAACACAGTTTATTTAAAGAACTATTTTAAGTATAACAATTATTTCACTAAATATTAtcacatgcaattttttttttttttttttttttttgagacggtatctcgctctgtcgccaaggctggagtgcaatggctcggtctcagctcactgcaacctctgcctctcgagttcaagcgattctcctgcctcaccctcccaagtagctgggattacagtcgcccgccactacccccaactaatttttgtgtttttagtagagacggggtttcaccatgttgctcaggctggtctcaaattcctgatgtcaggtaatctgcccaccttggcctcccaaagtgatgggattacaagcgtgagccactgcaccgggccacatgctaactttaaaattttgtttctcactctgttttaaaattataattgcttAAGTGCCTAGCCGTTATTTGTTTGAATATGTTCAAAGATAAAACATTAACTGGGATTACCAACATACCTGTGGTGTGTAACTCTCTTGTTTAAAAAAGTATAACAAGGAACTCAATTGTGTTtcacaaaattgtatatataatggTTGACATAATTAGCTGCATCGGCCTGTTTaacttatttttactattttatgaCTATTTCCTAATGATggatttatatgaaaataaaatctgttttttatttatccacccttttgaataattttaaaactgaaactttacatatatatgtacataactATCTATAACAATGTtatgtattcatatttttaaaatcatataataattatttacacaataataataattattattagtttttttttgacatgcagtctccctctgtcacccaggctggagtgcaatggcacgatctcggctcactgcaacctctgcctcccaggttcaagtgattctcctgcctcagcctcccgagtagctgggattacaggtgtctgccactgtgaccggctaattttggtatttttagtagagataaggtttcaccaagttggccaggctggtctcgaactcctgacctcaggtgatccgcccatcttggcctcccaaagtgctgggattacaggcatgagccatggcacctggctgcTATTTACACAATAATTATGTGCATAATTATCTTTAATGGTGCctgaaagttatttttaacatGGTTGCCATACTAACAGATTTTGTTGTCGTTTACCATGATTTAATAAATCACCAATGTTAATACATAGTTGTATTCATAAATTATCTAATGTTTGGGGAGTTAGGTCAtttctgtaaacttaaaattAACAAACCTTGCTAGaagttgaaaaagtaaaaatctatATAAAGTCACCATTTACAtattaatagacattttaaaaattataaaattcataaaagCCAGCATATCCTAGAAAAAGATGAAGTGGCTGTCTTTTTAATCAGTCCATGACATTGCAAATTAGTATGTTTTCTGAAGTGTCATTTGATCAGCATTATGCTTCAAAAAATATATCCAATAAAGTTAAGAAAAGGTAatcatagatatacatatatgcagaCTTTCCCACAAATGTTGTTCTTTGAAAACAGATTCAAACACTTCTTAAAATGTTTCATATTATCTACTAAGTGTAGAGAAGAAAGACTTTCTGGTATTCTGACTTCTCAGTAAAAATTCAATTCTACATTTTGTAGACTGCCCTGTATTAGACAGAAACAAACAATAAGCAACTTATGAGAtgcatataaaagaataaaaaatagttgCAAATTTTAGTGCTGGAAGCTGAAAAAGTTATTATCTATTTTACTACAACTGTGTTATCATGCAGGATAGGTAAGAGAGAAAAAGTAGTATTTCCTTACCTAACTAAAAAATACTCTGTCATTCAAGTGAAAATATCAGACATTTATTGATTACCAATTCTATGCTAAaaactgttctaagtgcttcacATGTTCTAGCTTACTTAATTGTTACAGCAACCCcataagataaataatattttatactcaTTTAAAGATTAAGAAACATAAGAACAGGAAACTTTAATAATTTGCCCATAGGCATACTCTAATTAAGTAGGAGAACTAGGGTTTGAAACCAGGCAGTCTGTCTCTGAAAACTGTTTTCCTTTCAGTGACATTAAATATGTTGCCAAAGTATGTTCCTAAGCCACCAAATTACATACAATATTTCGGGGGGATGCTTCTTGCATGCTGGCCGAATTGATTGAAAGTTGACAAAGCTTTCAAGTATTGTGCAGGTTTTGGTCCACTTTTTTGAATAGTAATATGTACACTGTCCTACATCTACCATACTGTCCAACTCTCTATCAATGACATTACAAAAAGCCTGTGAGCATGCTCAGCCAAACCCCATAACAAAGGCATTGTGGAAATCCTAGTGTGCAGCGCAGCTCTTCTTTTCAAAGCACAGAATGTCTCAGAGGGTCTCTTATGTGCGCTACTCTGATTACTCACAAAACAAATGTCTGCTATGGACTCTCCTTACTGGTAGAGATTGGAGCCAAaattgtaacaaacctgcacgttctgcacatgtatccaaaaattaaggtaaaatttttttaaaatgtgtgaaaaaAACCAAGACTAAGTCCTTAAGGAGCTCATGGTCTAGTAGTTGATACAAAGGAAGGGACAGTCATCCTAAAAGTCTTCCTAAAAGAAATGACACCTAAGCTGAAACCCAAAGGATGCAGGTAGTCTTATCTTTTCTGATAGTAAAGTCTAAGTGACAGCAGTTGTCATGAGAAAAGATTttggggcctggcatggtggctcatgcctgtaatcccagcactttgggaggcctaggtggctTGACCAGTCAAGCTGAGAAGTTCGACaccaggctaggcaacatggtgaaactccatctccacaaaaaatacaaaaattagacaggcatgagggcgcacacctgtaatctcagctaagtCTTAGGCTGGATGATTgcctcagcccaggaggcagaggttgcattgagcagggattgtgccactgactctagtctgggtgacagagtgagaccctgtctcacacacacacacaaaatattagtTCTGTTCTCTTCCTGGGTTGATATCCTTCTATTCTATCTAGGCCAGAATGCTTTCTGAAATGGAAATGTGCCTATATCCCTACCTGCTTTACCTTATTATGGGATTTTGATAAACTACAAGAAAGTAGTTACACTCCTCTCGATGTCTTCCAAAACGTACTTGATGTATTTGGTGCTCAATGTATGAATTGTTCTTCCCACAAATGCCTTGGTTTCTAGTAAGGGTGAGTTCCTTGTATTTCTTTAACTTGCCACAATCATCCATACTTCTATCATTTTGTATAACGTGATTACCTTGTCagtggaaatataaataaataaaattactttgaagCGCTGTGGCATTGCCCAGTAGAATTGACGATCACAAATTTTATAACCCAGACATTCCAGCTATCGGAAGATACTGTCCGAAAAGAGAATCTATTGGCTATTTACATTAGGAGACATGTtcacaaaatcaaaatacaaaaatcattccAAATGTACAAcagcagaaaatgaacaaatatattttattatgcacCATTTATCCAACTTTGGGTTTTCCACTACAAACTCACTCTTGATTGTTTACATAAATAGATCTGgaccctttaaatatttttttctttgccacaTGTTAAGATGTCAGTCTTTGTGAGTAGAAAGCATTGGAGAGAAATTCCAAAAAAGCGCTTCCAATTTGCTTTGGAAATGACACCTCCAGTGTCTGGCCCGGAGGGCATACAGGGATACACCAATGCCCAGATTGTGTACTTCAGGCAGCTGCTATAGCACCCACTTCCTGAAGTTCATGGTGGCCAGGAGAACTCAGCAGCCATGAGCTTCTCCTGATACTGCCCTTTGCCAAATTTGCAGTGGAGCCTGTCTGGCGTGACATTTCTTCGTAAACAGCTTTACAAGTGGCCCAGAAGCCAAGTTTCTGGGGAGCTCTGAAGTGTGGATTTAAAGCAAGTTTTTCAAGCGCAACAGCACAACAACTTCTTAACATTTAGTGAGGCCAAGGGGTGAGGGGACTCTTCATTGGCGACTCCAACTTCACCCTGGAAACAATGGCAATTCCTTATATGTGCTCATCACGTATTATTTAGACTTCTCCTTACATTCTACTAGACAATATTTCCTTGCTCaaatattgttataattaatCATTCTTTATATTAACTTTCCCTATTCACATTATTATATGTTTTCTCTGTCTTGACGGACCCTgaatcttcctttcatttgaataaatgctatccatctatctatctatctacttacctatctatctatctgaacACTTAAGGACCagtggaaaaaaatcaagtaCCATAAAACTACACATGGTAtgattttacttaaaaaagtTCAAAACTACCTAAAGCCAAACcataaaacatgtaaataatgtAGCCATGTGTGATAAAATTATAAAGAGTAACAGAGGAAATaaagataaacacaaaattcaagaaagtgaaagagcACAGCTGTCATTAGTGCATGGGGAACCCAATGATAttggaaatgttattttcttaacATGGCTAGTAGGTTCACAAATGTTCATTTCATTACTATTTTTCTCTATACTTGTGTGTTATATTATAGTCTTTtacataaataacatattttaataaaaaataatgatttcttaTGCTATAGAGTGATTGCATATACTAAAAGTGTAATTTAATCAGTGTCCCCACTAGCGCGCTGAGATAGCGATCCTCTCAGCCTTGGAAGGCCAGGCAGGGCGTGAGACCTCTGGCTTGGAGCAGTTGTGCATATTCTGCAGTGTGCTCTATGACAAACTGATGATTTCCCATGTGTGAAGTGACATGAACACATTAGACTTGATTCCCCGAAAATGCCAGATGAGAGTTTTACGATATTTGTCCATTCCCCTTGGATTTAATACTGACTTTGATTCTTCCACTTCAGAATAACCttgtataattataaattttgatttatttttaatccacaacgagaaaataaaagaaaaaatatatacacagacaaatATATGAACACTCACATAACTGTATATACTATCcatctttatttctaatatactaattttaaaatacatcaatATACCCATCATGACTCTTTCTGAGTGACATACCACACAAATTCAATATAGGTTCTCTAAGGAATCCTCTTAGGCTTCTTGTTTCAAAGCCTCTGAAGCTGCCTGCACAGTGAAGGTTGCAACAAAGCTTTCTCTTCACTTCTCCCTTAGCCTTGCATGGGTCCACTTTCCTTTCAATATCAAACAGAGCGTTAGAAATTCCTGGAAATGACTCCCCTGAATACTTGCTGTGGCTGCTTGGAGCATAAATGACATACCTGTTGATAAAACAGTATACTGTTTACTAGTTGCCCAAATGATATGGAAGAGAAACACAAGGGCACTCTACAATTCTAACATTGACTATTTCTAATTTAACAATTTGAACCAGCCACTTGTCAACTAAACTTCCACATTCAATCAACTCTAAGGACTagtatggccaggcgcagtggctcaagcctgtaaccccagcattttgggaggccaaggttggcggatcacgaggttaggagttcgagactagcctggaaagcatggtgaaaccccgtctctactaaaaacacaaaaaattagccgggcatggtggcacgtgtctgttgtcccaggtgctcaggaggctgaggcaggagaattgcttgaacccggcaggcagaggtcacagtgagctgagatcgtgccacaccCTGCAATCCAGGCTGGGATAGAAAGCAAGGCtccatccttttaaaaaaaataaataaataaaatggaaaagactagtttatgaaatatgtattaattaataatatttgaCTTCGAACAAATAACCCAAGTGGTAAGTGGTTCGATGCTACAACAGTAACAACGATTAAGTAACCACAGCAATCATGCTTGGTAATAAAGTATTTACTTAcaatttttctaattcttcaaGATAC
This genomic window from Pan troglodytes isolate AG18354 chromosome 9, NHGRI_mPanTro3-v2.0_pri, whole genome shotgun sequence contains:
- the LOC112204811 gene encoding putative tripartite motif-containing protein 64B, whose protein sequence is MDSDDLQVFQNELICCICMNYFIDPVTIDCGHSFCRPCLCLCSEEGRAPMRCPSCRKISEKPNFNTNVVLKKLASLARQTRPQNIKSSDSICVLHEETKELFCEADKRLLCGPCSESPEHMAHSHSPIGWAAEECREKLIKEMDYLWKINQETRNNLNQETSTFHSLKDYVSVRERIITIQYQKMPIFLDEEEQRHLQALEREAEELFQQLQDSQVRMTQHLERMKDMYRELWETCHMADVELLQDVRNVSARTDLAQMQKPQPVNPELTSWCITGVLDMLNNFRVDNALSTEMIPCYISLSEDVRYVIFGDEHLSAPTDPQGVDSFAVWGAQAFTSGKHYWEVDVTLSSNWILGVCRDSRTADANFVIDSDERFFLISSKTSNHYSLSTNSPPLIQYVQRPLGRVGVFLDYDNGSVSFFDVSKGSLIYGFPPSSFSSPLRPFFCFGCT